One Coffea arabica cultivar ET-39 chromosome 5e, Coffea Arabica ET-39 HiFi, whole genome shotgun sequence DNA segment encodes these proteins:
- the LOC113690098 gene encoding probable WRKY transcription factor 20 isoform X2, protein MLALEAEPSPTTGTFSMPQMMQGCSGTSGFSYLTNCSSLNTVNKTNSCNFEFQFHADSGDAAGLRPIGLAVSSGLVQQHNKSLGQVPDSGLPQSLVSSSLVKHEVVMAKESNFSAPTTISDSATIAVDSDVLNQKNHPNISNQVSNSDSKDTTSSVANDRSSDDGYNWRKYGQKLVKGSEFPRSYYKCTYPNCEVKKIFERSPEGQITEIVYKGSHDHPKPQPSRRFTPGALLSIQEEKFDKDSTFTGQEDKLNVNSQNTSVEPNSTPLPSLQQENDDGLDGTLSKLQCVNDEIDEDDPFSKRRKLDGSLDVTPVVKPIREPRVVVQTVSEVDILDDGYRWRKYGQKVVRGNPNPRSYYKCTHAGCPVRKHVERASHDPKAVITTYEGKHNHDVPTARTSSHEMAGPATMGAMSRIRSEEDDPLSLDLGVGISYGAEHRPDAQLQMLNSEPLQSQVRAAASTRMVVQASTLPACYGVVNGGITLYGSKENLDEGGGFGTAPLRSSNQCPQNLGRIILGP, encoded by the exons ATGCTCGCACTTGAG GCAGAGCCTTCTCCAACTACAGGCACCTTTTCTATGCCTCAAATGATGCAAGGCTGTAGTGGGACATCCGGATTTTCATATCTCACAAACTGTTCCAGTCTGAATACTGTAAACAAGACGAATTCCTGCAATTTTGAGTTTCAGTTCCATGCTGATTCAGGCGATGCAGCAGGATTGAGACCAATTGGACTTGCG GTGTCATCAGGTTTAGTCCAGCAGCATAATAAGTCACTTGGACAAGTTCCAGATTCGGGCCTTCCTCAGTCATTAGTATCTTCATCTTTGGTTAAACATGAGGTGGTGATGGCAAAAGAGTCAAATTTTTCTGCACCAACCACAATATCAGATAGTGCTACTATAGCTGTTGATTCTGATGTATtgaatcagaaaaatcatccaaatatcagCAATCAAGTATCAAATTCTGATAGTAAAGATACAACGTCATCAGTTGCAAATGACAGGTCATCAGACGATGGGTATAATTGGCGAAAATATGGACAGAAACTTGTAAAAGGAAGTGAATTTCCTCGAAGCTATTACAAATGTACGTATCCTAACTGTGAAGTGAAAAAGATATTTGAACGTTCTCCTGAGGGGCAAATAACAGAAATTGTGTATAAGGGTTCACATGATCATCCTAAGCCTCAGCCAAGCCGTCGATTTACTCCTGGTGCTCTTTTGTCTATTCAAGAAGAGAAATTTGATAAAGATTCAACTTTTACTGGTCAAGAAG ACAAACTAAACGTCAACAGCCAGAATACCAGTGTCGAGCCAAATAGCACTCCTCTGCCATCTCTGCAGCAAGAAAATGATGATGGATTGGATGGTACCCTGTCAAAATTGCAGTGTGTTAATGATGAGATTGATGAAGATGACCCATTTTCAAAGAGGAG GAAATTAGATGGTTCACTTGATGTTACACCAGTGGTGAAGCCTATCCGTGAGCCACGTGTTGTTGTTCAAACTGTAAGCGAGGTTGATATACTGGATGATGGGTATCGGTGGCGTAAATATGGGCAGAAAGTGGTCCGTGGAAACCCAAATCCTAG GAGTTATTACAAGTGCACTCATGCAGGATGTCCAGTAAGGAAACATGTTGAAAGAGCATCGCATGATCCCAAAGCAGTTATTACGACATATGAAGGAAAACACAATCATGATGTACCAACTGCCAGAACAAGTAGCCATGAAATGGCAGGACCAGCAACGATGGGTGCAATGTCAAGAATTAGGTCAGAAGAGGATGATCCACTAAGCCTTGATCTTGGAGTTGGTATTAGCTATGGTGCTGAGCATAGACCTGATGCTCAGCTACAAATGCTGAACTCTGAGCCTCTTCAAAGCCAAGTTCGTGCAGCTGCTTCTACTCGAATGGTAGTTCAAGCATCTACATTGCCAGCATGTTATGGTGTTGTAAATGGTGGAATAACTTTATATGGATCCAAAGAAAATTTGGACGAAGGCGGTGGTTTTGGGACAGCACCTTTGCGGTCTTCAAACCAATGTCCACAAAATCTTGGAAGAATAATTTTGGGCCCGTAA
- the LOC113690098 gene encoding probable WRKY transcription factor 20 isoform X1: MEEASSLQSRYHSPHAFELLQQQQVEEQQSGACSNVEMDGRLTSSLRRVRDGNGNGNGNYSEAAAAYHHSAAAAAGGGGAKYKLMSPAKLPISRSPCTLTIPPGLSPTSFLESPVLLSNIKAEPSPTTGTFSMPQMMQGCSGTSGFSYLTNCSSLNTVNKTNSCNFEFQFHADSGDAAGLRPIGLAVSSGLVQQHNKSLGQVPDSGLPQSLVSSSLVKHEVVMAKESNFSAPTTISDSATIAVDSDVLNQKNHPNISNQVSNSDSKDTTSSVANDRSSDDGYNWRKYGQKLVKGSEFPRSYYKCTYPNCEVKKIFERSPEGQITEIVYKGSHDHPKPQPSRRFTPGALLSIQEEKFDKDSTFTGQEDKLNVNSQNTSVEPNSTPLPSLQQENDDGLDGTLSKLQCVNDEIDEDDPFSKRRKLDGSLDVTPVVKPIREPRVVVQTVSEVDILDDGYRWRKYGQKVVRGNPNPRSYYKCTHAGCPVRKHVERASHDPKAVITTYEGKHNHDVPTARTSSHEMAGPATMGAMSRIRSEEDDPLSLDLGVGISYGAEHRPDAQLQMLNSEPLQSQVRAAASTRMVVQASTLPACYGVVNGGITLYGSKENLDEGGGFGTAPLRSSNQCPQNLGRIILGP; this comes from the exons ATGGAAGAAGCCTCCTCACTGCAATCACGCTATCACTCCCCTCACGCCTTCGAACTGCTGCAGCAACAGCAAGTAGAAGAACAGCAAAGTGGTGCTTGTTCGAATGTGGAGATGGACGGCCGGCTGACTTCATCTCTCCGGCGAGTCAGGGAtggaaatggaaatggaaatggaaatTACTCAGAAGCTGCTGCAGCATACCACCActccgccgccgccgccgccggtGGTGGCGGTGCTAAGTATAAGCTCATGTCTCCGGCCAAGCTCCCGATCTCTAGGTCACCTTGTACCCTCACAATCCCACCTGGGCTTAGCCCGACGTCGTTTCTTGAATCCCCTGTTCTACTCTCCAACATCAAG GCAGAGCCTTCTCCAACTACAGGCACCTTTTCTATGCCTCAAATGATGCAAGGCTGTAGTGGGACATCCGGATTTTCATATCTCACAAACTGTTCCAGTCTGAATACTGTAAACAAGACGAATTCCTGCAATTTTGAGTTTCAGTTCCATGCTGATTCAGGCGATGCAGCAGGATTGAGACCAATTGGACTTGCG GTGTCATCAGGTTTAGTCCAGCAGCATAATAAGTCACTTGGACAAGTTCCAGATTCGGGCCTTCCTCAGTCATTAGTATCTTCATCTTTGGTTAAACATGAGGTGGTGATGGCAAAAGAGTCAAATTTTTCTGCACCAACCACAATATCAGATAGTGCTACTATAGCTGTTGATTCTGATGTATtgaatcagaaaaatcatccaaatatcagCAATCAAGTATCAAATTCTGATAGTAAAGATACAACGTCATCAGTTGCAAATGACAGGTCATCAGACGATGGGTATAATTGGCGAAAATATGGACAGAAACTTGTAAAAGGAAGTGAATTTCCTCGAAGCTATTACAAATGTACGTATCCTAACTGTGAAGTGAAAAAGATATTTGAACGTTCTCCTGAGGGGCAAATAACAGAAATTGTGTATAAGGGTTCACATGATCATCCTAAGCCTCAGCCAAGCCGTCGATTTACTCCTGGTGCTCTTTTGTCTATTCAAGAAGAGAAATTTGATAAAGATTCAACTTTTACTGGTCAAGAAG ACAAACTAAACGTCAACAGCCAGAATACCAGTGTCGAGCCAAATAGCACTCCTCTGCCATCTCTGCAGCAAGAAAATGATGATGGATTGGATGGTACCCTGTCAAAATTGCAGTGTGTTAATGATGAGATTGATGAAGATGACCCATTTTCAAAGAGGAG GAAATTAGATGGTTCACTTGATGTTACACCAGTGGTGAAGCCTATCCGTGAGCCACGTGTTGTTGTTCAAACTGTAAGCGAGGTTGATATACTGGATGATGGGTATCGGTGGCGTAAATATGGGCAGAAAGTGGTCCGTGGAAACCCAAATCCTAG GAGTTATTACAAGTGCACTCATGCAGGATGTCCAGTAAGGAAACATGTTGAAAGAGCATCGCATGATCCCAAAGCAGTTATTACGACATATGAAGGAAAACACAATCATGATGTACCAACTGCCAGAACAAGTAGCCATGAAATGGCAGGACCAGCAACGATGGGTGCAATGTCAAGAATTAGGTCAGAAGAGGATGATCCACTAAGCCTTGATCTTGGAGTTGGTATTAGCTATGGTGCTGAGCATAGACCTGATGCTCAGCTACAAATGCTGAACTCTGAGCCTCTTCAAAGCCAAGTTCGTGCAGCTGCTTCTACTCGAATGGTAGTTCAAGCATCTACATTGCCAGCATGTTATGGTGTTGTAAATGGTGGAATAACTTTATATGGATCCAAAGAAAATTTGGACGAAGGCGGTGGTTTTGGGACAGCACCTTTGCGGTCTTCAAACCAATGTCCACAAAATCTTGGAAGAATAATTTTGGGCCCGTAA